One region of Bartonella alsatica genomic DNA includes:
- the tyrS gene encoding tyrosine--tRNA ligase, with amino-acid sequence MFAFKSDFLHIMSERGFIHQISDEKGLDDLFSKEVVSAYIGFDPTASSLHAGSLLQIMMLYWLQKTGHRPIALLGGGTGLIGDPSFKDEARRLLTRDDIIANIASIKKVFANYLTFGDKKNDACIVNNAEWLCNLNYLEFLRDVGKHFSVNRMLSFDSVRLRLEREHSLSFLEFNYMILQAYDFVELYQRYGLRMQMGGSDQWGNIINGIELGHRLGTAQLYALTSPLLTTSSGAKMGKSLNGAVWLNADMFSPYQFWQYWRNTEDADVVRFLKLYTTLPMDEILKLSALQGSEINEAKKILATEITAMLHGRSLADAAAETARKTFEEKTLGENLPTVELNATKLKVGVGLLNLLVQAGLAKSNSEARRHVQGGGVRVNDKIIKDETRLIIEEDVNADGIIKLSFGKKKHILLKPV; translated from the coding sequence TTGTTTGCCTTTAAATCTGATTTTTTACACATTATGAGTGAACGTGGCTTTATTCACCAAATTTCTGATGAAAAAGGCTTAGATGATCTTTTCTCAAAAGAAGTTGTAAGCGCCTATATTGGATTTGACCCTACAGCATCAAGTTTACATGCTGGAAGTCTTCTTCAAATTATGATGCTTTATTGGTTACAAAAAACTGGTCATCGCCCCATTGCTTTGCTGGGAGGGGGGACAGGATTGATCGGTGATCCTTCCTTTAAAGATGAAGCACGACGCCTTTTGACACGAGATGATATTATTGCAAATATCGCTAGTATTAAAAAGGTATTTGCTAACTATTTAACATTTGGTGATAAAAAAAATGATGCATGCATTGTTAATAATGCTGAATGGTTATGCAATTTGAATTACTTAGAATTTTTGCGGGATGTAGGGAAACATTTTTCTGTCAACCGTATGTTGTCATTTGATTCTGTTAGATTGAGACTTGAGCGTGAACATTCTTTGTCATTCTTAGAGTTTAATTATATGATCTTACAAGCTTATGATTTCGTTGAACTTTATCAGCGTTATGGATTGCGTATGCAAATGGGAGGATCTGATCAATGGGGTAATATTATTAACGGAATTGAATTAGGACATCGCTTAGGAACTGCACAGTTATATGCATTAACTTCACCATTGCTGACAACATCTTCTGGTGCAAAAATGGGTAAATCATTAAATGGGGCGGTATGGCTTAATGCAGATATGTTTTCACCTTATCAGTTTTGGCAATATTGGCGTAACACAGAAGATGCTGATGTTGTACGGTTTTTAAAGCTTTATACCACATTGCCAATGGATGAGATTCTCAAACTTTCTGCATTGCAAGGGAGTGAAATTAATGAAGCAAAGAAAATTCTTGCAACAGAAATTACAGCAATGTTGCATGGACGTAGTCTTGCGGATGCAGCAGCCGAAACAGCTCGAAAAACTTTTGAAGAAAAAACGCTTGGAGAAAATCTTCCAACTGTTGAACTTAATGCCACAAAATTAAAAGTAGGTGTTGGATTACTAAATCTTTTAGTACAAGCAGGACTTGCTAAATCTAACAGTGAAGCACGTCGTCATGTTCAAGGTGGAGGTGTGCGCGTAAATGATAAAATTATTAAAGATGAAACGCGTCTTATTATTGAAGAAGATGTCAATGCAGACGGAATAATTAAACTTTCCTTCGGTAAGAAAAAACATATTTTGTTGAAACCAGTCTAA
- a CDS encoding peroxiredoxin: protein MTKPMKGTLAPDFDLPRDGGGKVRLSGLQGKLVVLYFYPKDDTSGCTNEAIDFTRLKTKFDEIGVVIIGISPDNIQKHDKFKKKHALDIILVSDEEKTTLEAYGVWVEKNMYGRKYMGVERSTFLIDTTGKIVEEWRKVSVPGHADKVLAVAAVLHANGL from the coding sequence ATGACAAAACCAATGAAAGGCACCCTTGCCCCTGATTTCGATTTGCCACGCGATGGTGGAGGTAAAGTGCGTCTTTCTGGCCTACAAGGAAAACTCGTTGTTTTATATTTTTACCCAAAAGATGATACCAGTGGGTGCACGAATGAAGCCATTGATTTTACACGATTGAAGACAAAATTTGATGAAATCGGGGTGGTTATTATTGGAATCTCTCCAGATAATATTCAAAAACATGACAAATTTAAAAAAAAACACGCACTTGATATCATCCTTGTTTCCGATGAAGAAAAAACGACGCTTGAAGCTTACGGTGTGTGGGTTGAAAAAAACATGTATGGGCGCAAATATATGGGTGTTGAACGAAGCACTTTTCTAATTGATACAACTGGAAAAATAGTAGAGGAATGGCGCAAAGTTAGCGTTCCTGGGCACGCTGATAAAGTGTTAGCTGTTGCTGCAGTTTTACATGCCAATGGTTTATAA
- a CDS encoding cysteine desulfurase, which translates to MESDVPTLNYNVEEIRRDFPILQYNIYGKRLAYLDSGASAQKPQSVLDAMDNFYRYRYANVHRGIHFLSNAATQSYENARETVRIFLNAQTAREIIFTKSATEAINTVAYGWGMYKLNQGDEIVLTIMEHHSNIIPWHFIREQKGIKLVFVPVDENGILHIEDFQRALNDRTKLVAITHMSNVLGTIPSIKEIITLSHQNAIPVLVDGSQGAVHLTVDVQNLDCDWYVFTGHKLYGPTGIGVLYGKEYRLEQMRPFQGGGEMIEDVTVDNVFYNTPPYRFEAGTPPIAEAIGLAAAIDYMQKKDRNAIHAHETALLSYAHERLEMIKSLRIYGCSPHKGAIISFEIKGIHAHDIAMFIDRQGVAIRAGTHCAQPLLQHFGLTSACRASFAMYNNHEDIDQLVEALEKARTFFNG; encoded by the coding sequence ATGGAAAGCGACGTACCAACATTGAATTATAATGTAGAAGAAATTCGCCGTGATTTTCCTATTTTACAATATAATATTTATGGCAAGCGATTGGCTTATCTTGACAGTGGGGCGTCTGCTCAAAAACCGCAATCGGTACTTGATGCAATGGATAATTTTTATCGATATCGCTATGCAAATGTCCATCGGGGAATACATTTTTTATCGAATGCAGCTACACAATCTTATGAAAATGCCCGTGAAACTGTTCGTATTTTTTTAAATGCCCAAACAGCGAGGGAAATTATTTTTACGAAAAGTGCAACGGAAGCTATTAATACCGTTGCTTATGGTTGGGGAATGTATAAATTGAATCAAGGTGATGAAATTGTTCTCACCATTATGGAGCATCACTCAAATATTATTCCTTGGCATTTTATTCGTGAACAGAAAGGTATTAAGCTTGTCTTTGTGCCGGTTGATGAGAATGGTATTTTACATATTGAAGATTTTCAAAGAGCTTTAAATGATAGAACAAAACTTGTTGCTATTACTCATATGTCTAATGTATTAGGAACTATACCTTCTATTAAAGAAATTATTACACTATCGCATCAAAATGCTATTCCTGTTCTTGTTGATGGTTCTCAAGGAGCAGTCCATTTAACAGTTGATGTACAAAATCTTGATTGTGACTGGTATGTTTTTACAGGTCATAAGCTTTATGGTCCTACAGGTATCGGCGTCCTTTATGGTAAGGAATATAGGCTAGAACAAATGCGTCCTTTTCAAGGGGGAGGGGAAATGATTGAGGATGTAACTGTTGACAATGTTTTTTATAATACTCCCCCCTATCGTTTTGAAGCGGGAACCCCTCCTATAGCTGAAGCTATTGGATTAGCAGCTGCTATTGATTACATGCAAAAAAAAGATAGAAATGCTATTCACGCACATGAAACAGCACTTTTATCCTACGCGCATGAAAGACTTGAAATGATCAAATCACTGCGTATTTACGGCTGTTCTCCTCATAAAGGTGCTATTATATCTTTTGAAATAAAAGGCATTCACGCACATGATATTGCTATGTTTATTGATCGACAAGGTGTTGCTATACGCGCCGGAACGCATTGTGCACAACCTTTATTACAACATTTCGGTTTAACATCCGCTTGTCGTGCATCATTCGCCATGTATAATAATCATGAAGATATTGATCAGTTAGTGGAAGCATTAGAAAAAGCAAGGACATTTTTTAATGGCTAA
- the sufD gene encoding Fe-S cluster assembly protein SufD, whose protein sequence is MNTQRELLAVEKDIINNFNQCISNLPGDRTVQTVRRKAIELFQTTGLPSRKIENWHYTNLPTLLKSISNFSEINNNVQLAGALLSESAIFSIKNGKTSTQSKVANITTRCLAEILKENSVKIDQNISDRDFIGQLNTAFVTDGWFFHIPENTKLNIPIELQNIQMGGQSHIFSEIKIDKNSQATFVEHQIGNDNDTFTSAIFSLHIASYSEVTWILIRNRGFNSTQFSQFRAVLGQGAKLSLHIINIGSQLNRQEIDVELQGEESNFKLRVINLLSEQTHSDLTMSVRHVEEKSTSTEIIRNVVTDKAVGVFQGIIHVAQKAQKTDARMACNSLILSDEAEFNAKPELEIFADDVACGHGATIANINHDYLFYLMARGIPFKTARALLIKGFISEFIEDIKQDDIQTVLKNIIGKWLEKNV, encoded by the coding sequence ATGAATACACAACGAGAATTATTAGCGGTTGAAAAAGATATTATTAATAATTTCAATCAATGTATAAGCAATTTACCCGGCGACAGAACTGTACAAACAGTTCGCAGAAAAGCTATTGAACTGTTTCAAACCACAGGCCTTCCTTCACGTAAAATTGAAAATTGGCACTATACTAATCTGCCCACATTATTGAAATCTATTAGTAATTTTTCAGAAATAAATAATAATGTACAATTAGCTGGCGCATTGCTTTCAGAAAGCGCTATTTTTTCTATTAAAAATGGAAAAACGTCTACTCAGTCAAAAGTAGCAAATATTACAACAAGATGTCTTGCAGAAATACTAAAAGAAAATTCTGTAAAAATAGATCAAAACATATCTGATAGAGATTTTATTGGACAATTAAATACAGCTTTTGTTACGGATGGTTGGTTTTTTCACATTCCTGAAAATACAAAATTAAACATTCCCATTGAGTTACAAAATATTCAAATGGGTGGACAATCTCATATTTTTTCAGAGATAAAAATTGATAAAAATAGTCAGGCTACGTTTGTAGAACACCAGATTGGCAATGATAATGATACTTTTACCAGTGCTATATTTTCATTACATATTGCTTCTTATAGTGAGGTAACATGGATTCTTATTCGCAATCGTGGTTTTAATTCTACACAGTTCAGTCAATTTCGTGCTGTTCTTGGTCAAGGAGCAAAATTATCGCTTCATATAATTAACATAGGCAGTCAACTGAACCGTCAGGAAATTGATGTTGAGTTGCAGGGAGAAGAATCTAACTTTAAATTACGAGTCATAAATTTATTATCAGAACAAACGCATAGCGATCTTACGATGTCTGTTCGTCACGTTGAAGAAAAATCAACCTCAACCGAAATTATACGCAATGTAGTTACAGATAAGGCAGTGGGTGTTTTTCAAGGAATAATACATGTTGCTCAAAAAGCTCAAAAAACAGATGCGCGCATGGCCTGTAATAGTCTTATTCTTTCAGATGAAGCAGAATTTAATGCAAAGCCTGAACTAGAAATTTTTGCTGATGATGTCGCGTGTGGTCATGGTGCAACAATTGCCAACATTAATCATGATTATCTTTTTTATCTAATGGCGCGCGGTATCCCTTTTAAAACTGCTCGTGCACTTCTGATTAAAGGGTTTATCTCCGAATTTATTGAAGACATCAAGCAAGATGATATCCAAACTGTTTTGAAAAATATTATTGGCAAATGGTTAGAAAAAAATGTTTAA
- the sodC gene encoding superoxide dismutase family protein, producing the protein MNKIFFFFLAFLALFTCHFNAFAKSIQVKIYELKKNNIKKPIGIIRIEENTYGLIFAPNLSTLPRGLHGFHVHEKPSCDMKDGVIGGAAGGHYDPNHTNKHLGPYNINGHLGDLPSLYVDDKGQSTMSILAPRIKKLSDIQGHSLIIHLGGDNQSDKPLPLGGGGVRLACGIIEE; encoded by the coding sequence ATGAATAAAATTTTTTTCTTCTTCTTAGCTTTTCTCGCGCTCTTTACTTGCCATTTTAATGCATTCGCAAAATCTATACAAGTAAAGATTTATGAGCTAAAAAAGAACAATATAAAAAAGCCTATTGGTATAATTAGAATTGAAGAAAACACATATGGTTTGATTTTTGCGCCAAATTTGTCCACTTTACCAAGAGGTTTGCATGGTTTTCATGTGCATGAAAAGCCTTCATGTGATATGAAAGACGGTGTAATTGGTGGTGCTGCAGGTGGGCACTATGATCCTAACCACACTAATAAACACCTTGGACCTTATAATATTAATGGTCATTTAGGTGATTTACCTTCACTTTATGTCGATGATAAAGGGCAATCAACAATGAGCATTCTTGCTCCGCGAATTAAAAAACTTTCAGATATTCAAGGACATTCGTTAATAATCCATTTAGGAGGAGATAATCAATCAGATAAGCCATTACCACTTGGTGGAGGTGGTGTGCGTTTAGCTTGTGGTATTATTGAAGAGTAA
- the prfB gene encoding peptide chain release factor 2 (programmed frameshift) produces MRAEIETLVDEIQQAIKLLRGHLNWDQSIKRLEYLNQKAEDPTFWDNAQQAQDMMRERQRLDDSIRDIRSFTKTLEECIELIAMGEEESDIEVITDAENTIRHLKNEIEKRQIDVLLSGEVDSNDTYLEVHAGAGGTESQDWASMLLRMYMRWAEQHKMKIEILEIHDGEEAGIKSATILIKGHNAYGMLKTESGVHRLVRISPFDSNAKRHTSFASIWIYPVIDDNIEVDVTEADVRIDTYRASGAGGQHVNTTDSAVRITHIKTGIVVQCQMERSQHKNRATAWSMLRARLYEEELKKREEETNAVEASKTEIGWGHQIRSYVLQPYQLVKDLRTGVENTDPQSVLNGNLDAFIEAALARRIYGEDPKIEDIG; encoded by the exons ATGCGAGCAGAAATAGAAACATTGGTTGATGAAATTCAGCAAGCAATTAAGTTGCTAAGGGGGCATCTT AACTGGGATCAATCAATAAAACGTCTCGAATATCTCAATCAAAAAGCAGAAGATCCAACATTTTGGGATAATGCGCAACAAGCACAAGATATGATGCGTGAGCGTCAGCGTCTTGATGATTCAATTCGTGACATCCGATCATTTACAAAAACACTTGAAGAGTGCATTGAGTTAATCGCGATGGGCGAAGAAGAAAGTGATATCGAAGTTATCACTGATGCAGAAAATACAATACGCCATCTTAAGAATGAAATAGAAAAAAGACAAATCGATGTGCTTCTTTCAGGAGAAGTAGATTCAAATGATACTTATCTAGAAGTTCATGCAGGTGCAGGAGGAACAGAAAGCCAAGATTGGGCTTCTATGTTGTTGCGTATGTATATGCGCTGGGCTGAACAGCATAAAATGAAGATTGAAATATTAGAAATTCACGATGGGGAAGAAGCCGGAATAAAATCAGCAACTATTCTCATAAAAGGGCATAACGCATATGGTATGTTAAAAACAGAATCAGGTGTTCATCGTTTAGTGCGCATTTCACCATTTGATTCCAATGCAAAGCGTCATACTTCTTTCGCAAGCATTTGGATTTACCCAGTCATCGATGATAATATTGAAGTTGATGTTACAGAGGCAGATGTTCGCATTGATACATATCGTGCTTCAGGTGCTGGAGGACAACATGTTAATACAACAGATTCTGCAGTTCGCATCACACATATAAAAACTGGCATTGTTGTTCAATGTCAAATGGAGCGTTCTCAGCATAAAAATCGAGCAACTGCGTGGTCTATGCTACGTGCGAGACTTTATGAAGAAGAACTCAAAAAGAGAGAAGAAGAAACAAATGCTGTTGAAGCTTCTAAAACAGAAATTGGATGGGGACACCAAATTAGATCTTATGTTCTTCAACCTTATCAACTTGTCAAAGATCTACGCACAGGTGTTGAAAACACTGATCCACAATCTGTACTTAATGGCAATTTAGATGCATTTATAGAGGCAGCACTTGCTCGACGCATTTACGGGGAAGACCCCAAAATTGAAGATATTGGTTAA
- a CDS encoding alpha/beta hydrolase, giving the protein MPEVIFNGPAGRLEGRYQPSQQRNAPIAIILHPHPQFGGTMNNKIVYDLFYMFQQRGFTTLRFNFRGIGRSQGEFDYGIGELSDAAAALDWVQTQHPDSKNCWVAGYSFGAWIGMQLLMRRPEIEGFISVAPQPNVYDFSFLAPCPSSGLIIHGNIDKVAPPKDVQTLVDKLKTQKGITITQEILEGANHFFSGYNQELIERCAQYLDNHITDGFLVPPSEILSLT; this is encoded by the coding sequence ATGCCAGAAGTTATTTTTAATGGCCCCGCCGGTCGGCTTGAAGGGCGTTATCAGCCTTCACAACAAAGAAATGCACCAATTGCGATTATTTTGCACCCTCACCCTCAATTTGGTGGCACAATGAACAATAAAATTGTTTATGATCTCTTTTATATGTTCCAACAACGTGGCTTTACTACATTACGTTTTAATTTTCGTGGTATTGGTCGCAGCCAGGGTGAATTTGATTATGGAATAGGAGAGCTTTCAGATGCTGCTGCTGCACTCGATTGGGTGCAAACACAGCACCCTGATTCTAAAAATTGCTGGGTGGCTGGATATTCATTCGGTGCTTGGATCGGTATGCAGCTTTTGATGCGACGACCAGAAATTGAGGGTTTTATATCCGTTGCTCCTCAACCGAATGTTTATGATTTTTCATTTCTCGCTCCTTGCCCCTCCTCTGGGCTTATTATTCACGGGAATATCGATAAAGTTGCTCCTCCAAAAGATGTTCAAACTCTTGTAGACAAACTAAAAACACAAAAAGGTATTACTATTACACAAGAAATATTAGAAGGTGCTAATCACTTTTTTAGCGGATACAATCAAGAACTTATTGAACGATGTGCACAATATTTAGATAATCATATTACAGATGGATTTCTCGTTCCTCCATCTGAAATACTTTCACTTACCTAA
- a CDS encoding SUF system Fe-S cluster assembly protein, which translates to MAKSIEVFNSAETAKRKSDKEKSCVSAIPADEIERMTNDIIAALKTVYDPEIPADIYELGLIYRIDIEDDRSVKIEMTLTAPGCPVAGEMPGWVENAVSAVEGVLHVEVIMTFDPPWTSDCMSEEAQIAVGWY; encoded by the coding sequence ATGGCTAAATCAATTGAGGTATTTAATTCTGCTGAAACTGCTAAAAGAAAAAGCGATAAAGAAAAATCTTGTGTATCAGCAATTCCAGCAGATGAAATCGAACGTATGACGAATGATATCATTGCTGCTCTAAAAACAGTTTATGATCCGGAAATCCCTGCTGATATTTATGAGCTAGGACTGATTTATCGTATTGATATTGAAGATGATCGTTCGGTAAAAATTGAAATGACGCTTACAGCGCCAGGATGTCCTGTTGCGGGTGAAATGCCAGGTTGGGTAGAAAATGCTGTAAGTGCAGTTGAAGGTGTTTTGCATGTTGAAGTGATCATGACATTTGATCCGCCATGGACATCTGATTGCATGTCAGAAGAAGCGCAAATTGCTGTTGGGTGGTACTAA
- the sufC gene encoding Fe-S cluster assembly ATPase SufC, translated as MLEIKNLRARIVGTDTEIIRGLNLTVQDGEIAAIMGQNGAGKSTLSYLLAGRDDYEITEGDILYNGKSLLEMDPAERATYGIFLAFQYPMEIPGVATMEFLKVAMNSQRKARGVEELKIPEFIKCVKEISLKLEIDMDMLKRPLNVGFSGGEKKRAEILQMALLEPKLCILDETDSGLDIDALKIVADGVNKLRDSKRSFLIITHYQRLLNYIIPDTVHVLYKGRIIKSGDKSLALYLEQNGYADLISESA; from the coding sequence ATGTTAGAAATAAAAAATTTGCGAGCCCGTATTGTTGGGACCGATACAGAAATTATTCGCGGTTTAAACTTGACTGTTCAAGATGGTGAAATTGCTGCTATTATGGGACAGAATGGAGCTGGAAAATCTACCTTGTCTTATTTGCTCGCTGGACGTGATGATTATGAAATAACAGAAGGTGATATTCTTTATAATGGGAAATCACTTTTAGAAATGGATCCGGCAGAGCGTGCCACATACGGTATTTTTCTCGCATTTCAATATCCAATGGAAATACCTGGAGTAGCAACGATGGAATTTTTAAAAGTTGCGATGAATTCTCAACGAAAAGCACGTGGAGTTGAAGAACTTAAAATTCCTGAATTTATAAAATGTGTTAAAGAAATTTCTTTAAAACTTGAAATAGATATGGACATGTTAAAACGTCCATTAAATGTAGGTTTTTCTGGAGGAGAAAAAAAACGCGCTGAAATTTTACAAATGGCACTTCTTGAACCTAAACTTTGCATATTAGATGAAACAGATTCTGGTTTAGATATTGATGCTCTAAAAATTGTTGCAGATGGTGTTAATAAACTTCGAGATTCAAAGCGTTCATTTTTGATTATTACTCATTACCAACGTCTACTTAATTATATTATTCCTGATACAGTCCATGTACTTTATAAAGGACGCATTATTAAAAGTGGAGATAAATCATTAGCGCTTTATCTGGAACAAAATGGATATGCTGACCTTATCAGTGAATCGGCCTGA
- a CDS encoding cysteine desulfurase family protein has translation MVVKRRYFDHNATTPLKKMARVALLESLEVFGNPSSVHMEGRTAKALLQKARRQIAESLNTYPDHVVFTSGASEAAMTLLTPFYNMGRSKVKFSHLYIGATEHPSVAEGGRFSKEFISTVTVDQDGLIQQDKLISLLAVHDKTKGLPLVAIQAANGETGVIQPIKEIAAIVRNFEGILIVDLTQYVDKNFVDINQIGGDFFILSAHKIGGPKGIGAFISYGNLLMPEPLIMGGGQEKGLRGGTEALPLIAAFGAAMVDCFTQEEIKQLICLRNKLEDGLQKICSDIEIFGKRVQRLPNTTYFTLRNIKAETMQISFDLAGFSVSAGSACSSGKVKQSRVLEAMGHCVPNGAIRISIGRCTTSKDIDDFLLFFSQINSNRKK, from the coding sequence ATGGTTGTAAAACGCCGATATTTTGATCATAATGCAACAACACCACTAAAAAAAATGGCGCGGGTGGCATTATTGGAATCTTTAGAGGTATTTGGTAATCCTTCGTCCGTTCATATGGAAGGACGTACTGCTAAAGCTTTATTGCAAAAAGCACGTCGACAAATCGCTGAAAGTCTCAACACTTATCCAGACCATGTTGTATTTACATCTGGTGCAAGTGAAGCTGCAATGACTTTATTAACACCTTTTTACAATATGGGAAGATCTAAAGTTAAATTTTCTCATCTTTATATTGGCGCTACTGAACATCCCTCTGTTGCAGAAGGAGGACGCTTTTCTAAAGAATTCATCAGTACAGTTACTGTTGATCAAGATGGGCTCATTCAACAAGATAAACTAATCTCTCTATTAGCTGTTCATGATAAAACAAAGGGACTTCCTCTTGTTGCTATTCAAGCTGCAAATGGTGAAACGGGTGTTATTCAACCAATAAAAGAGATAGCTGCGATCGTTCGGAATTTTGAAGGCATTCTGATTGTTGATTTGACACAATATGTAGACAAAAATTTTGTTGATATTAATCAGATAGGAGGAGATTTTTTTATACTATCTGCGCATAAAATTGGCGGTCCTAAAGGAATAGGAGCTTTTATTTCATACGGAAATCTCTTGATGCCGGAACCTCTTATTATGGGGGGAGGGCAAGAAAAAGGGTTGCGTGGAGGAACAGAAGCATTGCCTCTGATTGCTGCATTTGGAGCAGCAATGGTTGATTGTTTCACCCAAGAAGAGATAAAACAGTTAATATGTTTACGTAATAAATTAGAAGATGGATTACAGAAAATATGTAGTGATATTGAAATTTTTGGTAAAAGAGTTCAGCGTTTGCCAAACACAACCTATTTTACTTTACGCAATATAAAAGCTGAAACGATGCAAATTAGTTTTGATTTAGCAGGATTTTCTGTATCAGCAGGCTCTGCTTGTTCTTCGGGAAAAGTAAAACAAAGCAGAGTCTTGGAAGCAATGGGGCATTGTGTCCCAAACGGAGCAATTCGTATTTCAATAGGACGGTGTACAACTTCCAAAGATATTGATGATTTTCTATTGTTTTTTTCTCAAATTAACAGTAATAGAAAAAAGTAG
- the sufB gene encoding Fe-S cluster assembly protein SufB — protein MPAVQETIRQVRELDVDQYKYGFETNIEMDKAPKGLNEDIIRFISAKKHESEWMLTWRLQAFHRWLTMQEPDWARIKYPQINFQELHYYAAPKNHTGPKSLDEVDPELLKTYEKLGIPLKEQEILAGVRKQSDPSTFDNSLYTSGQVAVDAVFDSVSVVTTFKKELARAGVIFCSISEAIIEHPVLIKEYLGAVVPAGDNYYAALNAAVFTDGSFVYIPKGVRCPMELSTYFRINERNTGQFERTLIIADEDSYVSYLEGCTAPQRDENQLHAAVVELIALKNAEIKYSTVQNWYPGDKEGKGGIYNFVTKRGDCRGDNSKISWTQVETGSAITWKYPSCLLRGDNSRGEFYSIAVANGHQQIDSGTKMIHLGKNTSSRIVSKGISAGFSNNTYRGKVTAHRKAQNARNFTQCDSLLIGNNCGAHTVPYIEAKNATAQFEHEATTSKISDDQLFYVMQRGIPEEEAIALIVNGFVKEVIQKLPMEFAVEAQKLIGISLEGSVG, from the coding sequence ATGCCGGCAGTACAAGAAACAATACGCCAAGTACGTGAACTAGATGTTGATCAGTATAAATACGGCTTTGAAACCAATATTGAAATGGACAAAGCCCCAAAAGGTTTGAATGAAGATATTATTAGATTTATTTCTGCAAAAAAACATGAATCTGAATGGATGCTGACATGGCGTTTACAAGCTTTCCATCGTTGGTTAACAATGCAAGAACCTGATTGGGCACGTATTAAATATCCACAAATTAACTTTCAAGAACTTCATTATTACGCTGCTCCTAAAAACCACACAGGACCAAAATCTTTGGACGAAGTGGATCCTGAGCTTTTGAAAACGTATGAAAAACTTGGCATTCCTCTCAAAGAGCAAGAAATTTTAGCTGGGGTAAGGAAACAATCTGATCCCTCTACTTTTGATAATAGTCTTTATACATCAGGACAGGTAGCAGTTGATGCAGTCTTTGATTCTGTTTCTGTCGTGACAACATTTAAAAAAGAGTTGGCCCGTGCCGGAGTTATTTTTTGTTCTATTTCAGAAGCAATTATTGAGCATCCCGTTCTTATTAAAGAATATTTAGGAGCAGTTGTTCCCGCAGGTGATAATTATTACGCTGCCTTAAATGCGGCGGTCTTTACAGATGGTTCATTTGTTTATATTCCCAAAGGGGTTCGTTGCCCTATGGAACTTTCAACCTATTTTAGAATTAATGAGCGTAACACAGGTCAGTTTGAGCGAACATTGATTATTGCAGATGAAGATTCTTATGTCTCTTACCTTGAAGGCTGTACTGCGCCTCAACGTGATGAGAACCAGCTTCATGCTGCCGTTGTTGAGCTTATCGCGCTAAAAAATGCAGAAATTAAATATTCCACAGTACAAAATTGGTATCCTGGTGACAAAGAAGGGAAGGGTGGTATTTATAATTTTGTAACGAAGCGTGGAGATTGTCGAGGCGATAACTCTAAAATTTCATGGACACAAGTTGAAACTGGTTCTGCAATTACTTGGAAATATCCATCTTGCTTGTTACGTGGTGACAATTCACGTGGAGAGTTTTATTCCATTGCTGTTGCAAATGGTCATCAACAAATCGATTCTGGAACTAAAATGATTCATTTAGGGAAAAATACATCGAGTCGTATTGTTTCTAAAGGCATTTCGGCTGGTTTTTCAAATAACACTTATCGAGGAAAAGTTACAGCACACCGAAAAGCGCAGAATGCGCGTAATTTTACGCAATGTGATAGCTTATTAATCGGTAACAATTGTGGTGCCCACACAGTACCTTATATTGAAGCAAAAAATGCGACCGCTCAATTTGAACATGAAGCAACAACGTCAAAAATTTCTGATGATCAGCTTTTTTATGTTATGCAGCGGGGAATACCTGAAGAAGAAGCTATCGCATTAATTGTGAATGGTTTTGTAAAAGAGGTTATTCAAAAACTACCAATGGAATTTGCTGTCGAAGCACAGAAGCTGATTGGTATTAGTCTTGAAGGTAGTGTAGGATAA